The Filimonas lacunae genomic sequence CGCCATCGTACAGGGTAGTGTTTAACATGTATGTAATAGACGGGTTTTCGCACCAGGAAATAGCCAGCCAGCTGGGTATAACGGTGGGAACATCCAAATCCAACCTGGCAAAGGCCAGGGCCCATTTGCAGAAAAAACTAAACTCTATACGTGAAAGAAACATATGCAGCTCTTAGATGACGATATGGACGACCTGTTCCGCAATGCTGCCGATAATTATCCGCTAAAAACGGGTGATACCGACTGGGATACGGTAATGGCGAAGCTGCACCCGGAAGGGAACGGGCCTTCTTTTGTAGAAAAGGGAGGAGCCGGTAAATGGTATCGGGTACTATGGCTGCTGTTGTTAACTCCTTTGTGTTTTGTAGCGCATTTGCCTAAGTTCACTTTTTCTCATACACCGGCATTGGCACAACAAACTACCAGCCGGCAGGTTAGCACGGTTACTACTTTAAACGAAGAGAAACAGGAGAATATTCCATCTCCCGAAAAAAAATCTTTACAAAATATTCCTCCACAGGCAACCCCTGAGCCGGAACATGCGTATCAATTGAAAAAAGAGCGGATACCGGCAGGCAGGAAGAAAATGACGGGTACTGATAGAGAACAAAATTATTCTCTGACAACGAAAGAGCCGGCCAGGAAAGTAAATAAGCTCCTTGAAATCATTGAAAGGCAACACATCACTGCTGATACCGCTACAAAGGCAGACAGCCTGCCAACGGTTAATGACATGGTAAGTTCCCGGCCCGATACAGCTGCAAAAGACAACACGACTTTTGCAACAGGGGATGCTGGTAAAGATTCTGCTGTTGTTGTAAAGGAGTTGAAAAAAGAGAAAAAGAAGGGGTTATACATAGGAGCATTGGTGAGTCCTGACATAAGTACGGTAAAAGGACAACAGGTAAATAATGTGGGATATGGTTTTGGAGTAATAGTGGGCTATCAATTCTCAAAAAAACTGGCAGTTGAAACAGGGTTATTGTGGGACAGGAAATATTATTATTCCAAAGGTGAATATTTTAACACTAAGAAATTAACCTATCCCAACGCCAACATTGTAGATGTGGATGGCTGGTGCAGAATGTTTGAATTGCCTTTGAATGTGCGGTACTTTTTTAAAACAGGAAAGAAAAGCAGCTGGTATGCCAATCTGGGTGTGTCTTCTTACCTGATGAACCGCGAAAGCTATGATTATGCTTACCTGTATAATAACCAGGTACATAATGCCAATTGGAAATATGATAATGCAACCAGGAACTGGTTGAATATAATACATACCGGTATCGGATATGAGCGACCTATGGGAGTTTTAGGAACCCTGAGAATAGAGCCTTACCTCAAGGCTTCTATCGGGGGAGTGGGTGTAGGCAGTTTGCCTTTAACCAGTTTTGGTATAAACGTGGGTATTACACGGTCTGTTAAGTTTTAATATCTGAAATACATGACGCGAAAAAAGAAACTGTTTTTCGCAGGGGTATTCCTATGCCTGGCAGCGCTGGCGTGGGGGTATTACCTGTACCAGAAACCGAGGGCTGGTGTTACAGCCGAACAGTCGGATAGCAAGCTTACCGCCGACACTTTGTATAGTCATTATGCGGTAAACGAAGAAAAGGCTAATCAGCTGTACAGTAATAAAGTATTGGAAGTAACTGGTGTGGTGGCGCAGGTGCAAAATGCTGCCGGCGCTGCTGCAGTGCTGCTGGCCGCTAAAAGTGAAATGGGAGGTGGTATTAACTGCAGCCTTGCCAGTGATCAAAAGGCAGATGACCTGAAAGTAGGACAAAAGGTTTGTATAAAAGGACGTTGCACCGGCTACCTGATGGATGTGAACCTGGTAGATGCAGTATTGGTCAACGAGAACTAACGGCTTAATTTAAAATTGATGATAACTATGAAAAAGACATGGGTATTACTCCCCCTACTCATTATTGCCGGTTGCATTGCAGTGCAATCGTGTTCAAAGAGCAATGAAGTGGATTTAAGCCAGAGTGGTGGCACAGACAGCACCGGAACAGGCGGTGGTGGCAGTAGTTGTGATACGGCTAATATGCAGTATGCAGCCAACGTGGTGCCTATTTTAAAAGCCAGTTGTACTAGTTGCCATGGCAGTGCCGGTGGCATATCGCTGGGTACCTATGCACAGGTAAAGGCCCAGGTTGATAATGGTGCGTTAATAGGTTCTATCACACATGCTTCAGGCTATGTGGCTATGCCTTATAATCGCTCCAAGCTGAGTGACTGTGAGATCAATACTATAAAAGCATGGATAGCACGCGGTGCTTTAAATAACTAAATAATAGGCTATGAAAAAGTTAATAGTAATGTTGCTAACCGCCTGCACACTACAGGCAGCCCGGGCGCAAACCTTTATTACCCGCGATGGTAAAATCAGTTTCTTTTCTAAAACATCTGCCGAAGACATAAAGGCAGAAAACAAGCAGGTGTTTGCCGCGGTAGATCTTTCTAAAAAAACAGTAGCCTTTTCTTTATTGATGCGTGGTT encodes the following:
- a CDS encoding OB-fold protein, producing the protein MTRKKKLFFAGVFLCLAALAWGYYLYQKPRAGVTAEQSDSKLTADTLYSHYAVNEEKANQLYSNKVLEVTGVVAQVQNAAGAAAVLLAAKSEMGGGINCSLASDQKADDLKVGQKVCIKGRCTGYLMDVNLVDAVLVNEN
- a CDS encoding outer membrane beta-barrel protein, whose product is MQLLDDDMDDLFRNAADNYPLKTGDTDWDTVMAKLHPEGNGPSFVEKGGAGKWYRVLWLLLLTPLCFVAHLPKFTFSHTPALAQQTTSRQVSTVTTLNEEKQENIPSPEKKSLQNIPPQATPEPEHAYQLKKERIPAGRKKMTGTDREQNYSLTTKEPARKVNKLLEIIERQHITADTATKADSLPTVNDMVSSRPDTAAKDNTTFATGDAGKDSAVVVKELKKEKKKGLYIGALVSPDISTVKGQQVNNVGYGFGVIVGYQFSKKLAVETGLLWDRKYYYSKGEYFNTKKLTYPNANIVDVDGWCRMFELPLNVRYFFKTGKKSSWYANLGVSSYLMNRESYDYAYLYNNQVHNANWKYDNATRNWLNIIHTGIGYERPMGVLGTLRIEPYLKASIGGVGVGSLPLTSFGINVGITRSVKF
- a CDS encoding c-type cytochrome yields the protein MKKTWVLLPLLIIAGCIAVQSCSKSNEVDLSQSGGTDSTGTGGGGSSCDTANMQYAANVVPILKASCTSCHGSAGGISLGTYAQVKAQVDNGALIGSITHASGYVAMPYNRSKLSDCEINTIKAWIARGALNN